In the Azospirillum formosense genome, one interval contains:
- a CDS encoding TadE family protein → MRSRSRPLPGPRLPRDRRGLTTLELAIVSPALIAGMIALAEVSYSLTVDGLLNHAARAAARSGFTGELATGFADRRAQVCDTVYRLTSRVLDQSRLSVRSHSYASFTTLSQVNGGVPPSTSLTDLNCSSTDWDANQTGTALGGSGQVVVYTLRYTQPVLTGLGATVLGRAELIHEARLAVRNEPFMVGE, encoded by the coding sequence ATGCGCAGCCGCAGCCGCCCTCTTCCCGGCCCTCGCCTCCCGCGTGACCGCCGGGGTCTGACCACGCTGGAACTGGCGATCGTCTCCCCGGCGCTGATCGCGGGCATGATCGCGCTGGCCGAGGTGTCCTATTCGCTGACCGTGGACGGTCTGCTCAACCACGCCGCCCGCGCCGCCGCCCGCAGCGGCTTCACCGGGGAGCTGGCGACCGGCTTCGCCGACCGCCGCGCCCAGGTCTGCGACACGGTGTACCGCTTGACCAGCCGGGTGCTCGACCAGAGCCGCCTGTCGGTGCGCAGCCACAGCTACGCCTCCTTCACCACGCTGAGCCAGGTGAACGGCGGGGTTCCGCCCTCCACCTCGCTCACCGACCTGAACTGCAGCTCCACCGACTGGGACGCCAACCAGACCGGGACGGCGCTGGGCGGCAGCGGGCAGGTCGTCGTCTACACGCTGCGCTACACCCAGCCGGTGCTGACCGGGCTGGGAGCCACGGTCCTGGGACGGGCGGAGCTGATCCACGAGGCCCGGCTGGCGGTGCGCAACGAACCCTTCATGGTGGGGGAGTGA
- a CDS encoding TadE/TadG family type IV pilus assembly protein: MATPVPKSRLRPLPRDRRGVAALEMALLAPVLLVLVTATVDVVRYVSITLTLNRTAANVSDIATQFDKLRAGMTVVKGNEVGVLFLAATEVAQPLDLMAGGQVIVTSVANMGQGSRVMWQERAGTGSAISHYGATGGAATLPPGFTQQPGDNAIFTELFYRFTPYLLSGPWLGEAGTSTTLYASAVYQPRLGTLTTLETGP; this comes from the coding sequence ATGGCGACACCTGTCCCGAAATCCCGACTCCGGCCCCTGCCGCGCGACCGTCGCGGCGTCGCGGCGCTGGAAATGGCGCTTCTGGCGCCCGTCCTTCTCGTGCTGGTCACGGCCACGGTGGACGTGGTGCGCTACGTCAGCATCACCCTGACGCTGAACCGCACCGCCGCCAACGTCAGCGACATCGCCACCCAGTTCGACAAGCTGCGCGCCGGCATGACCGTGGTGAAGGGGAACGAGGTCGGCGTGCTGTTCCTCGCCGCGACGGAGGTCGCCCAGCCCCTGGACCTGATGGCCGGCGGGCAGGTGATCGTCACCTCGGTCGCCAACATGGGCCAGGGATCGCGGGTGATGTGGCAGGAACGGGCCGGCACCGGCTCCGCCATCAGCCACTACGGCGCCACGGGCGGGGCCGCCACGCTGCCGCCCGGCTTCACCCAGCAGCCCGGCGACAACGCCATCTTCACCGAACTGTTCTACCGCTTCACCCCCTATCTGCTGAGCGGACCGTGGCTCGGCGAAGCCGGAACCTCCACGACGCTCTACGCCAGCGCCGTCTACCAGCCCCGGCTCGGCACGCTCACCACGCTGGAGACCGGGCCATGA
- a CDS encoding TadE/TadG family type IV pilus assembly protein: MRTAFTLAGRLLASLGKVRRDRRGATALMFAAAAVPLLGMVGLAVDYGRAFLVQSRLQTAIDAGALAAGKMLNSTADAQSDIAMFVAANLPPGFLGAAIGTPAVTLDQTNQRVGVSVTATLPTTFLRVLQVNELTISVTNQVQRANAGLELALVLDVTGSMATNNRIGELRSAATDLVNILFGPGSTPPKNLWVSIAPYAAEVNLGKTRTNWLAAGSYDAAKWASQGWRGCVLARTQPQDQTDAPPASAPFKPFWYPNNQYSGTNNDNPWTPTNITDDGTYRQTNDMAGPNLGCPPPIMPLTNDRSALLAKIAGLKPVNRGGTMANQGLQAGWFTLSPKWRGLWGGTTPDTLPLDYGTPDMSKAVVLLTDGNNEWFKYKPQGDYTSYQRLSDGLLGTTNTNQVTTAIDNRMLTLCSNMKAAGITLFTITVGDSASSATRTLYESCASPGPNHYFDSPTPADLQTVFRTIAGQLSNLRIIR, translated from the coding sequence ATGAGGACAGCCTTCACGCTTGCGGGCCGCCTGCTCGCCTCTTTGGGAAAGGTGCGGCGGGACCGCCGGGGCGCCACCGCGCTGATGTTCGCCGCCGCCGCGGTGCCCTTGCTGGGCATGGTTGGGCTGGCGGTGGATTACGGGCGGGCCTTCCTCGTGCAGTCGCGGCTCCAGACCGCCATCGACGCCGGGGCGCTGGCCGCCGGAAAGATGCTGAACTCCACGGCGGACGCCCAGAGCGACATCGCCATGTTCGTCGCGGCCAACCTGCCGCCGGGCTTCCTGGGGGCGGCCATCGGCACGCCGGCGGTGACGCTGGACCAGACGAACCAGCGCGTCGGCGTGTCGGTGACCGCCACCCTGCCGACGACCTTCCTACGGGTCCTGCAGGTGAACGAGCTGACCATTTCGGTCACCAACCAGGTGCAGCGCGCCAACGCCGGGCTGGAGCTGGCGCTGGTGCTCGACGTCACCGGCTCCATGGCGACCAACAACCGCATCGGGGAGCTGCGCAGCGCCGCCACCGACCTCGTCAACATCCTGTTCGGGCCGGGCAGCACGCCGCCGAAGAACCTGTGGGTCTCCATCGCCCCCTACGCGGCGGAGGTCAACCTCGGCAAGACCCGCACCAACTGGCTGGCGGCTGGCAGCTACGACGCCGCCAAATGGGCTTCCCAGGGCTGGCGCGGCTGCGTCCTGGCCCGCACCCAGCCGCAGGACCAGACCGACGCCCCGCCGGCCTCCGCGCCCTTCAAGCCCTTCTGGTACCCGAACAACCAGTACAGCGGGACCAACAACGACAACCCCTGGACCCCCACGAACATCACCGACGACGGCACCTACCGCCAAACCAACGACATGGCCGGGCCGAACCTCGGCTGCCCGCCCCCGATCATGCCGCTGACCAACGACCGTTCGGCGCTGCTCGCCAAGATCGCCGGCCTGAAGCCGGTGAACCGCGGCGGCACCATGGCGAACCAAGGGCTGCAGGCCGGATGGTTCACCCTGTCGCCGAAGTGGCGCGGCCTGTGGGGCGGCACGACGCCGGACACGCTGCCGCTCGATTACGGGACACCCGACATGTCGAAGGCGGTCGTCCTGTTGACCGACGGCAACAACGAGTGGTTCAAGTACAAGCCGCAGGGCGACTACACCAGCTACCAGCGCCTCAGCGACGGGCTGCTGGGCACCACCAACACCAACCAGGTGACGACGGCGATCGACAACCGCATGCTGACGCTGTGCAGCAACATGAAGGCGGCGGGGATCACCCTCTTCACCATCACCGTCGGCGACAGCGCCAGCAGCGCCACCCGCACCCTCTACGAAAGCTGCGCCTCGCCCGGCCCCAACCACTATTTCGACAGTCCCACGCCGGCGGACCTGCAGACGGTGTTCCGCACCATCGCTGGCCAGCTCAGCAACCTGCGCATCATCCGCTAA
- a CDS encoding response regulator, with protein sequence MSQTFHVIVAEDDPVVAVTIAETLEERGFRVTIGRNGFDAFKIDQNDPADILITDLRMPHFDGTSLIARMQEQRPELPILVTTGYSDNLPKEEPGQLSVVQKPFSEDSIVRAVQSLLGVA encoded by the coding sequence ATGTCCCAGACCTTCCATGTGATCGTTGCCGAGGACGACCCCGTCGTCGCGGTCACCATTGCCGAAACCCTGGAGGAGCGCGGCTTCCGCGTGACCATCGGGCGCAACGGGTTCGATGCCTTCAAGATCGACCAGAACGATCCCGCCGACATCCTGATCACCGATCTGCGCATGCCGCATTTCGACGGCACCAGCCTGATCGCCCGCATGCAGGAGCAGCGCCCGGAACTGCCCATCCTGGTGACCACCGGCTACAGCGACAACCTGCCCAAGGAGGAACCGGGCCAGCTTTCCGTCGTCCAGAAGCCCTTCTCCGAGGACAGCATCGTCCGGGCGGTGCAGAGCCTGCTCGGGGTCGCCTGA